GAAACCGTGTGCCACGGAGGCACGATGCGCATACCCTGTCCCAAATGCCAATTTGAATTGGACGCGTCCGCGACAGAATGTCCGCGTTGCGGCGTCGTGCTGGCGCATTTCAAGCCCCCCGAACTTTCAGAAACAGAAGAGCAGAGCACGCCCTACACCAGCACCTGGAAGGAGTGGCTTTTTCCGGAGATCATGGACTCCAATCCGCTGTATACCGGCGCGCGAGCCGTGACGTGGTGTGTGCTCGCTTATCTGAGCGTGCGCTTCATGGCCGCCGGCGTGAACGGCGCGTATCTCGGCGGCTCTTTTTTGCATCTGATCAACCTGCCCTTCCACGAGGCAGGGCATATTTTCTTCCGACCATTCGGGACGTTCGTGACATCCCTGGGCGGCAGCCTCGGGCAACTTCTTGTGCCGCTGATCTGCCTCGCGGCGTTGGTGTTCAAGACTCGGGACGCCTTTGGCGGTGCGGTCTGTCTGTGGTGGTTTGGCCAGAATTTCGTGGACCTGGCGCCGTACATCAACGACGCCCGCAGCCTGTCCCTGCCGCTTTTGGGCGGCAATGTCGGCAAAAACGCGCCGTACGGATTTCACGACTGGGAGTTCATTCTCAAAGAAAGCGGGCTGCTCGCGTATGACCACACCCTGGCCAAGGGCGCGTTCGCGGCGGGCGTCATGCTGATGGCACTTGCGTTGCTCTGGGGCGGCATCGAAATCTGGCGACAGTACCGGGATCTGCGGGAGATGTGAACGCGAGTGCTGGAAAAAGATGGGGACGCGCAAGCCATCCCCACTGGGGGCGCAGACAGGTTATTGTTTGTTTTTTGAGTTCGGTTTTTTCTTTTCGGGCTGCCAACTGCAGCTCGTCGAGGCCGGACCTCAACCGTGAATCCCGATTTTGGGGAACACGACCTTGACCAGCACCACCCAGATACCCACGATCACAAGCACATAAAGCAGGCTTTCCATGGCTTTTTCCTCCTTGTCCGCCGGACGGTTCATCCATTGGAACCGGATAGCACAGGGGGACAAAAGGACAAAGA
The Deltaproteobacteria bacterium DNA segment above includes these coding regions:
- a CDS encoding zinc ribbon domain-containing protein, whose product is MPCPKCQFELDASATECPRCGVVLAHFKPPELSETEEQSTPYTSTWKEWLFPEIMDSNPLYTGARAVTWCVLAYLSVRFMAAGVNGAYLGGSFLHLINLPFHEAGHIFFRPFGTFVTSLGGSLGQLLVPLICLAALVFKTRDAFGGAVCLWWFGQNFVDLAPYINDARSLSLPLLGGNVGKNAPYGFHDWEFILKESGLLAYDHTLAKGAFAAGVMLMALALLWGGIEIWRQYRDLREM